DNA sequence from the Cucurbita pepo subsp. pepo cultivar mu-cu-16 chromosome LG06, ASM280686v2, whole genome shotgun sequence genome:
AATCTCCAGGTAGTAATACTTCCGTacgcatttttctttttgagtaTATGATCTTTGTCATTCACACACATCCTCAATCTTTTTTAAGGTAAAAGTAAAAGCTTTTGCTCTGCAAACTTTCGTAAAAAGAACCATGAacctttttttaaacaatttttatgcgaaatttaagaataataaaaaattaaaaaaaagtattcgGAAGTATGAGGATCAAgcaaatgaaaaatgagatgGAATCCACTGTAGAAgtagggagaaaaaaaaaaggcagaAAGTGTTAATAGGTtgttttataaacaaaattactcaattaaaacaaagatagtaatcattttgttgttttccACTTTCAtgtgaaaaaatatttgaattctaaagtaaatttcaaaaataagtgtttgaaaattttaatttttttagtttataaagttgggttagattttgaatattttcctAAAAGTAGcttataaaacaaataaaagtagTATTTAttagcttaatttttttaaatagaaaaaaatagattttgttTGACAACCATTTGGTttggaaaaattcaaattatttagtgtttttaaaattcatttcaagcttcaaaaacttcaaaaactaaaaaaagagaaattcaaataaagttTTAGCAACTATAcggataaataaaaaacccaACATTCCCATGAAAACATGTGGCTTAAAATACAATACATAAACAACATAATTCGTCACGTCACGTTTTTTTGACAGAACCATTGCGTCTATTTAGAAATAGATTAGTTTAATGTTTTGGAGAGATGCGtcttcttattcttaaatACCCGAACTTTCCAGCACCAGGAGATGAGCCTTCGAAAATGAACGGCAAATAGCCTGTTGCAGCTTTGTACCTCTGTTGTATCTGAGATTTAGCCAAAACCAATACGATTCAATTCTTTAGACTTAAAGATTTGATTtgtcaaaacaataaataagataGTAATTCTTCAAAACCAATACGATTCAATTCTTTAGACTTAAAGATTtgtcaaaacaataaataagataataattcttcttaattagtttttaaatttaaaaaatacgagAATAGAGaagataaatttataaaagatcTATGAATTAAtgtgtttttaattaatattatataatttattttaacatttaattgGTGGGAATgaatttttcctaaaatatgtacacatttaattttattttaatttaattcaacaagTATTCAACTCCTCCGTCTAATATTACTCTCCTAAAATCTCTTTCTACAACCATTGTTTTATTCTCACCaacttacttttctttttcacaaatataaatataataataaagtttgaaagctaaatttataaaaatagaaaggtATATTGAACggcaaaattaaaagaaatcatAATATGGGACTTCTGTTGTTTTATTCTCACCCTCTCAAAATTGCTTTTTCGAACTACTTTTCTACAACCTAtctaatatttcataaatataaatataatgataaaagtttgaaaactaaatttatatttcataaatataaatataatgataaaagtttgaaaactaaatttataaaaacaagTATATTGATTggtagaatttttaaaaaaatcatgataTGATAGTTTTATAGTTGTAAACAGAAAACCATTTTAAAaggacaattttttttaaaaaaaaaaaaaaaaaagaatacaaatttattttacttttctctttctcaaagtaatataattagttattttataTCAAGTGATGGAAACCAAAGATGCCTATGTGAGTCAATTAAGATAATATATAccaatttttttcaagtaattctTAGTTAAAGATGTAGTAGAGCTATATTTAAGTTAATgttgatttgaaaattaagaggTTAAACtcactaaaaattaaaataaaaaaataattaaaaaagaaagaaagaaagaggggaTTAGAAAATTGGGGGGTTACCTGAATGATCCGCTGACTGCTGCGTAAGCTGTTTTTGCCAATCGCACAAACAGTTCCGCCACAGCCCCCACCAGTAATCTTTGCTCCATATAAGGTCCCATCTTCAAATCCACTAGACTTAGAGTGCTGGGCTTCTTGTACCAACTGTACAAGCCTATCCGTCCCATCTGACCCCAGTCCACACGCATTGTAACTGTAATGGCACTGCACCCCACAATAACATCTACTTTTAGcaacctttcttttttttttttattcacaagtatttttagaattttgaaaaacgcGATGAAGATGTAGAAATTAGACACTTAAACAAACCTGATATAACAGCTCTCCAAGGGATATAAGTTGTTCATCAGAAGCTGCGGAAGTAAGCAGGGCTTTGAAGGCCTGCTCACATAAAAGAAGTGAAGAAGAGTAACgtagttaatttatttaggaGCTAATATCGTTAACTAAGGCTACAGTTTATAATTCCAAACCTTGACACGGAAGTTCTCGTATATGGGGTGTCCTGCAGAAGCTCTAACTTCATAGTTGCACTTCTCATCAATCACCGTAACTGGATCGTTGTGATCAACGAATTTCTCCACAAAATTCTCCCCAGTCATGGATTCAGGGAGCACCTTTGCATACACACCTTCATACCTgaaatagatagatagatCAGTTAGAAGATATTACAACTTTCTTATGATTACTAACGATTGGACGGCTCTTCTAGTTTTGGAAGGCGATTCTCTCTACCCGGCCTCTACTCGGTTTTGCTCTCCTGTTTtgtgttgagaattattgagaGAAGTAGTttacattggctaattaagaggaagatcacggatttataagtaaggaacactatctctattggtatgaggtctcgagaaaccaaaagaaagGCCACGAgaacttatgttcaaagtaaacaataccatacaattgtggagagtcttATAATAAAAACGGTTTCGAGAAAGAAACTATCTCTTATCATGTTTTGTAAATGGCGATGGGATGATAGATGTGGATTGATGAAATCAAGGAGAATGTCATTAATCCAACGTTCAAATTCAAGGGAAAATGTTAAGAGGGGCATTCTATTACCTGTGAGGCGGAAGGTTGCACAAGTAGTCCAATGAAGACTCAGATTGAAGCAATTCGACACCATTATCCTCAGaatcataattatttacaCCATTAGCGACGGAAGATGACACTGGTAACATAGAAGATGCGGTAGACTTGATGATCTCTCTGCCCATAAATGCTCCTATCCTTACCGAACCATAGTCCGCACCGCCAACACTACCAGAGAAACAGTGCAGCTTTAAAATTGTCTttaacaaaggaaaaaaaatccatattgaaaaattggaagaaaacaagcataaatttaaaaaaatagaattgaaaacGAAATCGTTACTGAACGAAGCCTTAGCTTCATTTCACGAACATTgcttcaaatcaaattataaaaggaTGTGGACAACTTGCATGTGATACATAGATGCTTGAGTTATTCAAACGAAAtgaaaaggttaaattattaaagttCAGTTCGCTTATGTTAGCAAGTTTTTGAAACTTCCAATTAGAAGAGTTTAACTTAACTGAAGGGATTCGATTCGATTCAATGGTAAAACACACATGACAGATTgaataatttgtaaaattagCAACTTCACAAGCTTTTCCTTTGctagaaaaagaattttggCGTGAGAGAAATCCAAATCAAAGCTCTTTCTAAAAATGACAGACAAGGgcaaaaaaaaggaattttcCAAACCACTTATGGCCGAAATTCTAATAAGCCAAACAACAAAACAGAGAAGACAAAAGTAGGAATGATACCTGTGGCGTATTCCTGAATCAAGGCCCCAAAATCGAATATGGCTTGGTATCTCAACAAGTCCAAGTACCTCAGCAGGCTGAAAATAACAACCAAAATTTTATGATCTCACTGAAAAGGAAAACTGCATATCATAGTAGGCAGCCCTGAAATGATTATATGTTGTACCTGGCACACCATTGCTAGTAGTTTGTTGGCTTCTCCGCATGCTGACGTCATCTGGTCCATAACACCACATGGAGCTCCCACAATGCAATTCTCCACCTAGTACGTGATTAGGCATTCAACCGATAGCTTAGGTACATATTGGCGTTGAAGCCTTTGATAAGGAGAAGGTCATTGGGATTCAAACCTTTTGGCACAGTAGAGCTACATCTCTTGAACCGACACTCAATCCTGTACGATATCAATGACATCCGTTCAATTGATTTCTCTGATAAATGAAGCTAAATTACTTCACTCGAGACAAAACCCAATCAATACAAATGGTCGATATCATTCGCATGCAAAAACAAATTGGAAACAGTTATTTTCATTACGAATGGGTCTAAAGGAATCCAGTTTAAATTTATGCGCAATAAAATTGTGAAGTAACTTCGTCTGTGAGTTTTAGCATTAACTAAGGATAAAGTCATGCCTAATGTAacggctcaaacccaccgctagcaaatattgtcctctttgagtttttcctttcgggcttaccctcaagttttttcaaatacgtttactagggagaggtttccacacccttataaatggtgtttcattctcatccccaatcgatgtgggatctcacaatccacccccttcgggatccagcgtccttgttggcacatcgcctagtgtctggctctgataccatttgtaacggcccaagctcaccgctagcagatattgtcctctttgagctttccctttcgggcttccccgcaaggtttttaaaatgcattcctttcgggcttcccctcaaggtttttaaaatgcatctactatggagaagtttccacacccttataaagggtgtttctttctcctccccaaccgatgggGGATCTCGCACCTAAAGTGCACGGGGTTTTATTGAAAAGTTATACATGAGTTAACCTAACGTTAAATGTTTTTACTTAGCAGAAACACGTCCAAGCAGATTTACTAGCATTGCTCATctttaaacacaaaaaaaaaaaaaaaaagagtttctcttgattatatttaaattaattaataatcaagAAGTTAAATTACCGTGAGCTGCAGCTATAGCAGATAACGAGGCCACTTCCACGGAGGCAGATGAAGATACACCTTTACCTTCTGGCACTGCTGAGGAAACCTGTTATATTTGCAATGAGTCCGTACGTGGAAATTATAGATCGAAAAGATATATGTTACTACAGAAGTAATGAATTATCAACAGTTTCACATGCTGAAGACCTACATATTTGCACTTAATAACTGTCTGCAAAcaataaagagagagagagaaagagagagagataccAGCACACTGATACTGTCTTCAAATCGTACACCCAACTCTCTCATTAAAACCAAGATTGTCCCTGCAACATATGCTGCCCACTTCTGTGCTGGATCTTTACCGAAGAATTTTCTTGCATTCTCATACGAAATTGGCTTATCTCCGTCCATGAAATCAGATAGATTCATATCAAAGGTTGGGGCACGGTTGCTCAACTCAGACCCGTAAGATACCTGATTTGGGTAACAATTAAGAAGAAAGGAAACACCTCAAACAATCTGAATTTCActaatatatttctaaaagAACTTgcgttctttttcttctaacCCACAAGACGGCCAAGATAGTAAGTAAATTCAATCATTGTATCACACTTCTTTGAGAGAAAAATTACTGTAACGCTTCTATAGAAAATAATAGAGCCAACTTTCTAATAATAGGGAATTTGATAAAGATATAAAATAGTGCAATTACgatgaacaagaaaaaagaagaaagtgcTTGCGAAGTGCGCTGTGCAAAGAGGGGCCTCATAGAAGATGACATACGATTTGAAGAACTGGTGTTTGGCCTTGTACACTGGAATTCTGTCGAGCTTGTGCATGCTTCCAAAGCCTATGTTTACTAGGATGGTTTCTCTGCACTGCAACATGACAGGCTTCTCTTATAGGCATCTGGAGAGGCAAGGGGGGGAGCAAAAATGCAAGAAAGGATAAGGGATTGTAGAGAAACAGTAGTAGAGATCATCCGGAAAAATGAGTGaacatttgaagaaaaatggaagctgatataaataaaacaagttaaatattatattagaaGGGAAAACCATggggaaaaagagagagagagagagagaaaagcaGTCAAGccaacaaaacatttttttttttctataccTGTTGTGTTCTGTAAGGAGGGAAACTCACAACcttgataaggaatcaatttGGCATTTCGCCTACTCTAATTGCTAATCCAAATTTCTgcttattattaaaaagactACAAGATCAATGATCGATGATACCTGCAAGACGAGGCTTCCAGAGTAATCAGCGATGCCTCCCATGACATCCAACCTTCCAGGTGCTCTTGTTACAAAAATGTCTTCCTGTAAGGaacagaaaaaggaaaaaattatattaaaaggCAAAGGTAGGACCATGAAACTAACTATGGTGTTCGAAAATTTGTTTGGATTCTCATCACTACTTTGTACTATGAAGTGCCAATCCCAAATTTGATGGGTTATTCCTCTTAAAGCTGTAATATCTGTAAATTAAAGCACGGTCCTTAATCCTGAATATTACTTAGAAGATGACAATGTAGCAAATTAAGAGCTTCTTATACGATGTTGATCTAAGCAAAGATAGTGTATTTAAACAGGCCCTCCTCCAAATCCATtaacatttatattattaccATTATCGACTGAGATGATTGAGCACCACGAAAAAGTAGtgagatgaaattaaaagaatattttagtTCATGTGAACACAACCTCCCAATTAAAGAGTCCAGCAGCAGCCTTCTGTTCCCGCCGTTTCTCAGTGTTTCCACTGTCATTCAATGCACTTAATTCGACCAAGCTTTTTAAGAAGCTCACTGTGTCGGGAAAACCTTGAACGTCACCATGAAGCACCTCAAAATCCTGTATAGAACTAAAAGAACAAATGGAGAGGcatcaaattatatttatacaaATTGTTCTTCCAAGTTATTAGAACTCTTCAAATGCAACAAGATTCTCACTAGTCTATTGGTGAGCTTCTCTCATCCACTCGGGAAGTAGGTGGTGCTTTCGAAAGGCCAAATTCATTTTCAGCATTCGCATACCATTCTGGAATGTAGAGATCTCGACCACGAATCCTTTGGAGTTCATATCCTAGGACTATGGCATCTTGCAATCTTCTTGCCCCACTAAACtacattttcaaaaagaaGCTACAATGAAATTCTGGTGtgattaaaaacaaaacacagaAAATTGTAACGAAATTAGAACGCAACTTCTTTAgttcttttcaaatatattgaaCCATACATATACACTACTTACCTTCGTTAACTAAATTGTCCAATAAAACGCATGTTAAAGTTGGTGTCTTGGTAATGCCTAATTACGAAAATGCTTAATTCTATCATAACAAAAGGATATGATCAATGCCATTTTTACTCATATTTCACAAGATAAAAAGTTTCTTGACCTTGTCAGATGAATAATTTTTCCCGCTAGCTGTCTCTTGCAAAATATGGGCTGCAACCTgcagattttgaagaaatatgaACCGTTAAACAGTAAAGAGCATAAGAGGTGCAAACtaaaaacaacaatttcattgatgatggGATCTTAAAGAACCACTTggaagaaccaaaaaagattaaatactAGGGAAGATTGCTAGATCAGAAACGGGTGAAGTTCCAATTTAAAATGACATTCTAAGTGGTAAACTGGAAAAATGATCATGAACATCGTAGTTATGAATTGTAAGATTAAGAATATCGATATAGCAGTATATTAGCTGCTTTAGTCGAATATCATCAGCACCCTCATAAGAGCACttcatttctttaataaaatccTTAACGACGGCTCAACCTTAAGGATCTCATAAGGCCGATAGCTCTGGAAGTGTGATAGTTTGTGCCTCCTATTGAGGGTATTTATGCAATTTCATCTCTTGCTCTAGTCCGTCCTCCCCATcggaaccaaaaaaaaaaattcaaacaatgcCATGGCCTTAAGTGGAAATCTAAGATATCCTCATATCTTGGTAACACCCAATGGGATTAAGTTAATAAGTACAAATCTGAAGTTAAtgaacatattaaaaataagataatgcATGAGATAGATTGATTGATCATATCAAGAAAATTGATAGTTCTATATCATGCGACATCATGTCCCTCAAACCATACAGATGCAAGTAACAGGATCCTGATTCTGTGACCATCAGAAGAAATCATAGAACAGGAGTGTACCTCACCACCGTTGACACCTCCCTCATAGCAAGGTTTCAAACTAATAGCACGCTCAAGATAAGGCTTCCATTGACCAGTGAGTAAATCCCTCCTTATCATCTCGACCCCACCTTGATAATACTGTTAACGGAACAGTGAAAAATAGGACTTATTAACCAATTTGtatagaaagagaaaaaactacAAGGAAAGAATCATTGAAGACAAAATAGATAATAGCACCTCAAGCATACTCCTTAAAAATGGCTcttcattaaaataatctcTTCGTACGAAGACAAAGGGTACTTTGAATGCCAACGCTTCACTAACGGTTCCGTAACCAATTTTTCCTGAAAAGGATGGAACATGTTCTGATGTGTTTCAATCCATTCATTAAGCTCAGCCActtacaaaattatatttcacaCACCGAGCATGCAATCAGAAGCCGCTATCATATCTGGTGTATACGCATCTTTGGCGAGCttaatgaaatttggtggaaCCTCTTCAGTGTCTGAAGCACCACACACCTGACCGCCAAAAGATACGATATTTCAAATAACAGCATAATAGCAGCTTATGCATACTATTGAACCAAATGAAATGCTACAAGGATACCAGGCAAAGCCAACCAGGAGGTAGATATTCCTCTTTCAACTTCCAGCCGGCAGGCTGACAAAAGGACAATGAAACAGATGTAAATCATTAGTGGAATACAAAAACTTATTCAAAATCATGCAACCAAAGACAAATAAAGTTCCAAAAATATAACTTggggaaataaaaaattcaagtgCATAAACAGTAATCTAGTCAAAGTATGCAAGTGTTTCGCGGTGTGATGAACGTCCAAGCAGGCATCCAAATTCATAGgagcaaacaaaagaaagaatcaaacttttgacatggaaattttaacaaatatttcacAAACCATATAGGAAAAGAATCAATCAATTCATCCCACCTGTCCGCCAAAATTAAGGATGAGTAATTTGACATCATCTCCAATACCCAGTTCGTTCCTTGCCTATAATAAGAACTTGAGTAAGAGAATCacatatgaaacaaaaataatcgAGTGAAGGAGCTCAGTAGAATGCAAAACCTCCTGCCGTGTTTTGTGCAACCTTCTCACAACAAGAGGTACATCAACGACATCGCGGAAAGCAGGCACTGCAGAAAC
Encoded proteins:
- the LOC111797339 gene encoding L-arabinokinase-like, translating into MEADLASGNRLVFAYYITGHGFGHATRVIEVVRHLILAGHEVHVVSAAPEFVFTSAIQSPRLFIRKVLLDCGAVQADALTVDRLASLKKYHETAVVPRFTILETEVKWLKSIKADLVVSDVVPVACRAAADAGIRSVCVTNFSWDFIYAEYVMDAGHHHRSIVWQISADYSHCEFLIRLPGYCPMPAFRDVVDVPLVVRRLHKTRQEARNELGIGDDVKLLILNFGGQPAGWKLKEEYLPPGWLCLVCGASDTEEVPPNFIKLAKDAYTPDMIAASDCMLGKIGYGTVSEALAFKVPFVFVRRDYFNEEPFLRSMLEYYQGGVEMIRRDLLTGQWKPYLERAISLKPCYEGGVNGGEVAAHILQETASGKNYSSDKFSGARRLQDAIVLGYELQRIRGRDLYIPEWYANAENEFGLSKAPPTSRVDERSSPIDYSIQDFEVLHGDVQGFPDTVSFLKSLVELSALNDSGNTEKRREQKAAAGLFNWEEDIFVTRAPGRLDVMGGIADYSGSLVLQMPIREACHVAVQRNHPSKHRLWKHAQARQNSSVQGQTPVLQIVSYGSELSNRAPTFDMNLSDFMDGDKPISYENARKFFGKDPAQKWAAYVAGTILVLMRELGVRFEDSISVLVSSAVPEGKGVSSSASVEVASLSAIAAAHGLSVGSRDVALLCQKVENCIVGAPCGVMDQMTSACGEANKLLAMVCQPAEVLGLVEIPSHIRFWGLDSGIRHSVGGADYGSVRIGAFMGREIIKSTASSMLPVSSSVANGVNNYDSEDNGVELLQSESSLDYLCNLPPHRYEGVYAKVLPESMTGENFVEKFVDHNDPVTVIDEKCNYEVRASAGHPIYENFRVKAFKALLTSAASDEQLISLGELLYQCHYSYNACGLGSDGTDRLVQLVQEAQHSKSSGFEDGTLYGAKITGGGCGGTVCAIGKNSLRSSQRIIQIQQRYKAATGYLPFIFEGSSPGAGKFGYLRIRRRISPKH